TCCGGCGTGGACGGGCTGGGCGAGGGCGGGCGGGGGGTGGCGGGCGCCGTGGACGGCCGGGCGGCGGCACTGCCGGGGCTCGCGCTCGGCCCACCACTCGAACTCGGCGTACCGCTCGCACTCGGCTTGGCGGTGGCGCTGGGCCTACCCGTGGCGCTGGGCCTACCCGTCGGCGTCGGCTTGGCGGTGGCGCCCGGCGAACCGGCCGCGCCCGGCCTGCCGCTCGCGCTCGGCGAGCCAGCGGCGGTCGGTGTGCCGCTCGTGCTCGGCGTACCGCTCGGCGTCGGCTTGCTCGCGGTCGGGCCGCCGTTGGCCAGCTCGAAGCTGCCCACGCTGCGCAGCCCGAGATCCGCCGCGAAACCGGGCGCGGCGAGCACCACCACCGCCACCGCGACCGCCACGACGGCCAACTGACGTGCGTAACGACGCCAGCGCCGCCAGGCCAGCACCAGTACGACGACGGAGGCGGCGAAGGCCGCGAGCCACACGCTCCGACGGAAGCTGATCAAAACGAGCAGCGGCGTGGCGACGAGCACGGCCACGTGCCGCCAGTCCCATCGCCAATCCCGGTCGCCGAGGAGGCCGATGAAGACCGCCGCCGCGACGGCGGGCAGGGCCGAGTCGTAGTAGACGAAGTAGGCGCTGAGACGGTCGTCGGCGGTTTCGCCGAGCGGGATGCCGACAGCCGCGGCGATCACCAGCGCGACCAGCGTCGCGCCGACGGCGAGCGGCAGAGTCCGCTGGTCGTCACGCAGCCACCGCAGGCTCATGCCGATGAGCAGTCCCAGGAAGAGCAGGACGAAGGGCCGGGCGTTCTGGTTGACGGCGGAGAAGGGCGACTGCCCGTGCAGGAAGCCGCTGCCGACGGCCACGACGACGAGCGCGCCGGCGATCCCGAGCAGCGCCCCGCCGGTCGAGCGGAGGCGAAAGCCCGTCGGCGGCCACCACAGCGCGGCGGCCGCGAGTGCCGCCGTCAGCGCGAGCGGCAGCACGATCGGCGCCTTACCGGGGGAGATGAACACCTGGTAGCCCAGCGTGGTCAACTCGCCGAACCGACCGTTCGGCTTAATCTCCTGCGCGACGAGCGCCACGAGCATGATGCCGGTCACCGGAAGCCGGAGCACCAGCAGCGGCAGCACCACCGCGAAGACCAAGCCGACGGGCGACCGCAGCGTCCAGGCGATGTACGCGGCGGAGAGCGCCGCGACCGCCAGGGACGCCAGCCCGACCGGACGTCGGGAGGTCGCAGCGATCGGCGCGATCACGTCGGACACCCAGCCGCGCACGTGGGTCGGACGGCTCGTCGCGTCGCCGGCCGGGTGGAGGGGCTGTCGCGGTGG
This genomic stretch from Micromonospora krabiensis harbors:
- a CDS encoding O-antigen ligase family protein — encoded protein: MNGADTRPPRQPLHPAGDATSRPTHVRGWVSDVIAPIAATSRRPVGLASLAVAALSAAYIAWTLRSPVGLVFAVVLPLLVLRLPVTGIMLVALVAQEIKPNGRFGELTTLGYQVFISPGKAPIVLPLALTAALAAAALWWPPTGFRLRSTGGALLGIAGALVVVAVGSGFLHGQSPFSAVNQNARPFVLLFLGLLIGMSLRWLRDDQRTLPLAVGATLVALVIAAAVGIPLGETADDRLSAYFVYYDSALPAVAAAVFIGLLGDRDWRWDWRHVAVLVATPLLVLISFRRSVWLAAFAASVVVLVLAWRRWRRYARQLAVVAVAVAVVVLAAPGFAADLGLRSVGSFELANGGPTASKPTPSGTPSTSGTPTAAGSPSASGRPGAAGSPGATAKPTPTGRPSATGRPSATAKPSASGTPSSSGGPSASPGSAAARPSTAPATPRPPSPSPSTPESVKHQAESTSGHISDLRVGWQHVRANLWTGVGPQAPQLPGMAAADATRVYVHNELLQDWLRYGPAMPLLVVAFLVVAALVALRAVRDPASDGVVRGAAAFCLIAPLCLMTAPFLSETSRWPLVVGVAAGIVAPLVLARDPRGRRPEPAGPASVPSEEQGRTAE